Proteins from a genomic interval of Mycobacterium conspicuum:
- the pbpA gene encoding D,D-transpeptidase PbpA, which yields MNTSLRRISVIVMALIVLLLLNATYTQVFTADGLRADPRNQRVLLDEYSRQRGQITAGGQLLAYSVATDNRFRFLRVYPNAAVYAPITGFYSLRYSSTGLEHAEDPVLNGSDERLFGRRLADFFTGRDPRGGNVDTTINPRVQQAAWDAMQQGCAGSPCKGAVVALEPATGKILAMVSSPSYDPNLLASHNPEEQAQAWKRLRDDPNSPLTNRAIAETYPPGSTFKVVTTAAALQAGADPNEQLTSAARIPLPDSTVTLENYGGTPCGPDPTVSLTEAFALSCNTAFVQLGLATGADALRSMARSFGLDSTPSVIPLQVAESNVGLIADAAALGMSSIGQKDVALTPLENAEIAAAIANNGVMMQPYLIDTLKGPDLSIISTTAPYQQRRAVSPQVAAKLTELMVGAEKDAQQKGAIPGVQIASKTGTAEHGTDPRHTPPHAWYIAFAPAQTPKVAVAVLVEGGGDRLSATGGALAAPIGRAVIEAALQGGA from the coding sequence ATGAACACCTCGCTTCGCCGGATCTCGGTGATCGTGATGGCGTTGATCGTGCTGCTGCTGCTCAACGCCACGTACACGCAGGTCTTCACCGCCGACGGGCTGCGCGCCGACCCCCGGAACCAGCGCGTACTGCTCGACGAGTATTCACGTCAGCGCGGCCAGATCACCGCGGGTGGGCAGCTGCTGGCCTATTCGGTGGCCACCGACAACCGCTTCCGGTTCCTGCGGGTGTATCCCAACGCGGCGGTGTACGCGCCGATCACCGGCTTCTATTCACTGCGCTATTCCAGTACCGGGCTCGAACACGCCGAGGACCCGGTATTGAACGGGTCAGACGAGCGGCTATTCGGGCGCCGGCTGGCCGACTTCTTCACCGGCCGCGATCCGCGCGGCGGCAATGTCGACACCACCATCAACCCCCGCGTCCAGCAAGCCGCCTGGGACGCCATGCAGCAAGGCTGCGCGGGATCGCCCTGCAAGGGAGCAGTGGTCGCGCTGGAACCGGCCACGGGCAAGATCCTCGCGATGGTGTCGTCTCCGTCCTATGACCCCAACCTGCTGGCCTCCCACAATCCCGAGGAGCAGGCGCAAGCCTGGAAGCGGCTGCGTGACGATCCCAACTCGCCCCTGACCAACCGCGCCATCGCCGAGACCTACCCGCCCGGTTCCACCTTCAAAGTCGTCACGACCGCGGCGGCGCTGCAGGCGGGTGCCGACCCGAACGAGCAGCTGACCTCCGCGGCCAGGATTCCGCTACCCGACAGCACGGTCACCTTGGAGAACTACGGCGGCACCCCATGCGGCCCCGACCCCACCGTGTCGCTGACCGAGGCGTTCGCTCTGTCGTGCAACACCGCGTTCGTCCAGCTGGGCCTGGCCACCGGCGCCGACGCCCTGCGCAGCATGGCGCGTTCGTTCGGCCTGGACAGCACGCCCAGTGTCATTCCACTGCAGGTTGCCGAATCCAATGTGGGACTCATTGCGGACGCGGCCGCGCTGGGTATGTCAAGCATTGGTCAGAAAGACGTCGCGCTGACACCGCTGGAGAACGCGGAGATCGCCGCGGCCATCGCGAATAACGGGGTGATGATGCAGCCCTATCTGATCGACACCCTCAAGGGCCCCGACCTGTCCATCATCAGCACAACAGCGCCGTATCAGCAGCGCCGCGCCGTGTCGCCGCAGGTCGCCGCTAAGCTAACAGAGCTGATGGTCGGCGCCGAGAAGGACGCGCAGCAGAAAGGAGCCATCCCCGGCGTGCAGATCGCATCCAAGACTGGTACTGCCGAGCATGGCACCGATCCGCGGCACACGCCGCCGCACGCGTGGTACATCGCCTTCGCGCCCGCCCAGACCCCGAAGGTTGCGGTAGCGGTACTGGTGGAGGGTGGCGGTGACCGGCTGTCGGCCACGGGAGGTGCGCTCGCCGCGCCGATCGGACGGGCCGTGATCGAGGCCGCACTGCAGGGAGGAGCATGA
- a CDS encoding serine/threonine-protein kinase has translation MSPRVGVTLSGRYRLQRLIATGGMGQVWEAVDSRLGRRVAVKVLKQEFSQDPEFIERFRAEARTTAMLNHPGIASVHDYGESQLDGEGRTAYLVMELVNGEPLNSVLKRTGRLSLRHALDMLEQTGRALQIAHAAGLVHRDVKPGNILITPTGQVKITDFGIAKAVDAAPVTQTGMVMGTAQYIAPEQALGHDATPASDVYSLGVVGYEVVSGKRPFTGDGALTVAMKHIKEPPPPLPADLPPNVRELIEITLVKNPGMRYRSGGPFADAVAAVRAGRRPPRPSQTPPAGRASPAAIPSATPTRIAGTPSGRNPAPHRSRPSTGGRRPPPPRRTFSSGQRALLWAAGVLGALAIIIAVLIVINHSSENPPASPPPTVTDTGSPPAAPPPSKTPTGFGPRLPLLPPPHETPP, from the coding sequence ATGAGCCCCCGAGTTGGTGTGACGTTGTCGGGCAGGTACCGCCTGCAGCGGCTCATCGCCACCGGTGGCATGGGCCAAGTCTGGGAGGCGGTGGACAGCCGCCTGGGCCGGCGCGTCGCGGTCAAGGTGCTCAAGCAGGAGTTTTCGCAGGACCCGGAGTTCATCGAGCGGTTCCGCGCCGAGGCGCGCACCACCGCCATGCTCAACCATCCCGGCATCGCCAGCGTCCATGACTACGGCGAAAGCCAGCTGGACGGGGAGGGCCGCACCGCCTATCTGGTCATGGAGCTGGTCAACGGCGAACCGCTGAATTCGGTGCTCAAGCGCACCGGCCGGCTGTCGCTGCGGCATGCGTTGGACATGCTCGAGCAGACCGGCCGAGCGCTGCAGATCGCGCATGCCGCGGGCCTGGTGCACCGCGACGTCAAGCCGGGCAACATCCTCATCACGCCCACCGGGCAGGTGAAGATCACCGACTTCGGCATCGCCAAGGCGGTCGACGCGGCCCCGGTCACGCAGACCGGCATGGTGATGGGTACCGCGCAATACATCGCGCCCGAACAAGCACTGGGTCACGATGCGACCCCAGCCAGCGACGTGTATTCGCTGGGGGTCGTCGGCTATGAAGTGGTTTCGGGCAAGCGGCCGTTCACCGGCGATGGCGCCCTGACCGTGGCGATGAAGCACATCAAGGAGCCTCCGCCGCCGTTGCCGGCCGACCTGCCGCCCAATGTGCGAGAACTCATCGAGATCACGCTGGTGAAAAACCCGGGCATGCGCTACCGCAGCGGGGGTCCGTTCGCGGATGCCGTTGCCGCGGTACGAGCCGGCCGCCGGCCACCCAGGCCGAGTCAGACCCCGCCGGCCGGCCGGGCGTCCCCGGCCGCCATTCCCTCGGCCACGCCGACCAGGATCGCAGGTACCCCCAGTGGCCGGAACCCGGCGCCGCACCGATCCCGGCCGTCGACGGGCGGTCGCCGCCCTCCGCCGCCGCGGCGCACCTTCTCGTCGGGCCAGCGCGCGCTGCTCTGGGCCGCCGGCGTGCTGGGAGCGCTGGCAATCATCATCGCGGTGCTGATCGTCATCAACCACAGCAGCGAAAACCCACCCGCGTCACCCCCGCCGACGGTCACCGACACCGGCAGCCCGCCCGCCGCGCCGCCGCCCTCCAAAACTCCCACCGGCTTCGGGCCCAGGCTTCCGCTGCTGCCGCCGCCGCACGAGACACCACCATGA
- the pknB gene encoding Stk1 family PASTA domain-containing Ser/Thr kinase, with product MSTPEFLSDRYELGEIIGFGGMSEVHLARDHRLHREVAIKILRADLARDPSFYLRFRREAQNAAALNHQAIVAVYDTGEAETPAGPLPYIVMEYVDGETLRDIVHTDGPLPPRRAIEVIADACNALNFSHENGIIHRDVKPANIMISHTNQVKVMDFGIARAIADSSSVTQTAAVIGTAQYLSPEQASGNPVDARSDVYSLGCVLYEILTGDPPFTGDTPIAVAYQHVREDAVPPSERHQGISSDLDAVVLKALAKNPENRYQTAAEMRADLVRVYNGERPEAPKVLSGDERNSLFSSGGSNVGGPRTDPLPRQALDDDGERVGSVGRWVVAVAVLAVLTIVVVIAFNTFGGNTRDVQVPDVRDQVSADAIAALQNRGFKTRTQQRPDSTVPPDHVINTDPGANAAVAAGDLITIIVSTGPEQREVPDVSSMSYSDAINKLKAAGFTKFKQANSPSTPELSGKVIGTNPPANQTSAITNVITVVVGSGPETKQVPDVAGQTVDVAQKNLNVYGFTKLTQASVDSPRPAGEVTGTNPPKGQTVPVDSVIELQVSKGNQFLMPDLSGMFWTDAEPRLRALGWTGVLDKGPDVDAGGSQHNRIVYQNPQAGMGVNRDGIITLKFGQ from the coding sequence ATGAGCACCCCTGAATTCCTGTCTGATCGCTACGAACTGGGGGAGATCATCGGCTTCGGGGGGATGTCCGAGGTCCACCTGGCGCGTGACCACCGCCTGCATCGCGAGGTCGCGATCAAAATTTTGCGCGCCGATCTGGCCCGCGATCCCAGCTTTTACCTGCGCTTCCGCCGCGAGGCGCAAAACGCCGCCGCGCTGAATCACCAGGCCATCGTGGCGGTGTACGACACCGGCGAGGCCGAAACCCCCGCAGGCCCGTTGCCCTACATCGTGATGGAATACGTCGACGGTGAAACCCTGCGCGACATCGTGCACACCGACGGACCCCTGCCCCCGCGGCGGGCCATCGAGGTCATCGCCGATGCGTGCAATGCGCTGAACTTCAGCCACGAAAACGGCATCATCCATCGCGACGTCAAGCCGGCGAACATCATGATCAGCCACACCAACCAGGTGAAGGTCATGGACTTCGGCATCGCGCGCGCGATCGCCGACAGCAGCAGCGTGACACAGACCGCGGCGGTGATCGGGACGGCGCAATACCTCTCGCCGGAACAGGCCAGCGGCAATCCCGTCGACGCCAGATCCGACGTCTACTCGCTGGGCTGCGTTCTTTACGAAATCCTCACCGGCGACCCGCCTTTCACCGGAGACACCCCCATCGCGGTGGCCTACCAGCATGTCCGCGAAGACGCGGTGCCGCCGTCCGAACGACACCAGGGCATCTCCAGCGACCTCGACGCCGTCGTGCTCAAGGCGTTGGCCAAGAACCCGGAAAACCGCTACCAGACCGCGGCGGAAATGCGGGCCGACCTGGTCCGGGTGTACAACGGTGAACGGCCGGAGGCACCCAAGGTGCTCAGCGGGGACGAGCGGAACTCTCTGTTCTCGTCGGGGGGCTCGAATGTCGGGGGGCCGCGCACCGATCCGCTGCCTCGCCAGGCCCTGGACGACGACGGCGAGCGCGTCGGTTCGGTCGGCCGCTGGGTCGTCGCGGTCGCCGTGCTGGCGGTGCTGACGATCGTCGTCGTGATCGCGTTTAACACGTTCGGCGGCAATACGCGCGACGTTCAGGTGCCCGATGTGCGGGACCAAGTGTCAGCCGACGCGATCGCCGCCCTGCAAAACCGCGGCTTCAAGACCCGCACCCAGCAGCGGCCCGATTCGACGGTCCCGCCCGATCACGTCATCAACACCGATCCCGGCGCGAACGCCGCGGTCGCCGCCGGCGACTTGATCACGATCATCGTCTCCACCGGACCCGAACAGCGCGAAGTACCCGACGTGTCCTCGATGAGCTATTCCGACGCGATCAACAAGCTCAAGGCCGCCGGCTTCACCAAGTTCAAGCAGGCGAACTCCCCGTCGACGCCGGAGCTTTCCGGCAAGGTCATCGGCACCAATCCGCCGGCCAACCAGACCTCGGCGATCACCAATGTGATCACCGTCGTCGTCGGCTCCGGACCGGAGACCAAGCAGGTTCCCGACGTTGCCGGTCAGACCGTCGATGTGGCGCAAAAGAACCTGAACGTCTACGGCTTTACCAAGCTCACCCAGGCCTCGGTCGACAGCCCCCGCCCGGCCGGCGAGGTCACCGGCACCAATCCGCCCAAGGGCCAGACGGTTCCGGTGGATTCGGTGATCGAGCTGCAGGTGTCCAAGGGCAACCAGTTTTTGATGCCCGACCTGTCGGGGATGTTCTGGACCGACGCCGAGCCCCGGCTGCGCGCCCTGGGCTGGACCGGGGTGCTGGACAAGGGCCCGGACGTCGACGCCGGCGGTTCCCAGCACAACCGGATCGTGTATCAGAACCCGCAGGCCGGCATGGGCGTCAACCGGGACGGAATCATCACGCTGAAGTTCGGTCAGTAG
- a CDS encoding aminodeoxychorismate/anthranilate synthase component II produces MRILVVDNYDSFVFNLVQYLGQLGVQAEVWRNDDARLSAEQEATTVTQFDGVLLSPGPGTPERAGASIGLVRACAATNTPLLGVCLGHQAIGVAFGAKVDRAPELLHGKTSSVFHTNVGVLQGLPDPFTATRYHSLTILPESLPEVLEVTANTRSGVIMAVQHTSLPIHGVQFHPESILTEGGHRMLANWLVYCGWARDETLVRRLENEVLAAVRPHLPESLPNPGATDRTSA; encoded by the coding sequence ATGCGGATCCTGGTTGTCGACAACTACGACAGCTTCGTGTTCAACCTCGTGCAGTACCTCGGACAGCTCGGGGTTCAGGCCGAGGTGTGGCGCAACGACGACGCGCGGCTGTCCGCCGAGCAAGAGGCGACGACGGTCACGCAGTTCGACGGTGTGCTGCTCAGCCCGGGGCCGGGCACGCCCGAACGCGCCGGCGCGTCGATCGGCTTGGTCCGCGCGTGCGCCGCGACCAACACGCCGTTGCTGGGGGTATGCCTGGGCCACCAGGCCATCGGCGTCGCTTTCGGCGCCAAGGTGGATCGCGCCCCCGAATTGCTGCACGGCAAGACCAGCAGCGTGTTCCACACGAATGTTGGTGTCCTGCAAGGCCTTCCGGACCCATTCACCGCGACCCGCTACCACTCGCTGACGATCCTGCCGGAGTCGCTGCCCGAGGTCCTGGAGGTCACCGCGAACACCCGCAGCGGGGTGATCATGGCGGTGCAACACACCAGCTTGCCGATCCACGGTGTGCAATTCCACCCGGAGTCGATCCTGACCGAGGGCGGGCATCGGATGCTGGCCAACTGGCTCGTCTACTGCGGCTGGGCCCGAGACGAAACGTTGGTCCGCAGGCTGGAAAACGAGGTCCTCGCGGCGGTGCGGCCGCACCTGCCGGAGTCGTTGCCGAATCCCGGCGCTACTGACCGAACTTCAGCGTGA
- a CDS encoding DUF881 domain-containing protein, translating into MTDMRRSPWRFGVPLVCVLAGLLLAATHGVSRGTEIRRSDAPRLVDLVREAQSSVTRLSAARDALTKKLDSMHGRSTDAALGAMLRRSAELAGEADMDPVHGPGLVVTLQDAQRDANGRFPRDASPDDLVVHQQDIQAVLNALWSAGAEAIQMQDQRIIATSVPRCVGNTLLLNGRTYSPPYKITAIGNATAMQAALGAAPLVTLYKQYVVRFGLGYQEDVKPDVRIVGYTEPVRVHFAQPSGPVGY; encoded by the coding sequence ATGACTGACATGCGCCGCTCACCGTGGCGGTTCGGTGTCCCGTTGGTGTGCGTGCTCGCCGGCCTGCTCCTGGCCGCCACGCACGGGGTGTCGCGCGGCACCGAGATCCGCCGCAGCGACGCCCCGCGCCTCGTCGACCTGGTCCGAGAGGCCCAGTCGTCGGTGACCCGGTTGAGTGCCGCACGCGACGCGCTGACCAAAAAGCTCGATTCGATGCACGGCCGGTCCACGGATGCCGCACTGGGGGCGATGCTGAGGCGATCCGCCGAGTTGGCGGGCGAGGCGGACATGGACCCGGTGCACGGACCGGGCCTGGTGGTGACGCTGCAGGACGCGCAGCGCGACGCCAACGGCCGCTTTCCGCGGGACGCGTCCCCCGACGACCTGGTGGTACACCAGCAAGACATTCAGGCCGTCCTCAACGCGTTGTGGAGCGCCGGCGCCGAGGCGATCCAGATGCAGGACCAGCGCATCATCGCGACCTCGGTGCCTCGCTGCGTCGGCAACACGCTGTTGCTCAACGGGCGCACCTACAGTCCGCCCTACAAGATCACCGCGATCGGCAATGCCACGGCGATGCAGGCGGCGCTGGGGGCCGCTCCCCTCGTGACCCTTTACAAGCAGTACGTGGTCCGGTTCGGCCTCGGCTACCAGGAGGACGTCAAGCCCGATGTCCGGATCGTCGGCTATACCGAACCGGTCCGCGTGCATTTCGCTCAGCCGTCGGGCCCGGTGGGTTACTGA
- the crgA gene encoding cell division protein CrgA, with the protein MPKSKVRKKNDFAVSSVSRTPVKVKVGPSSVWFVALFIGLMLIGLVWLMVFQLAAVGTQAPAALHWMAQLGPWNYAIAFAFMITGLLLTMRWH; encoded by the coding sequence ATGCCCAAGTCCAAGGTCCGCAAGAAAAACGACTTCGCCGTCAGCTCGGTCAGCCGCACGCCGGTGAAGGTGAAGGTCGGGCCCTCGAGTGTGTGGTTCGTGGCGCTGTTCATCGGCCTGATGCTCATCGGGCTCGTCTGGTTGATGGTGTTTCAGTTGGCGGCCGTCGGAACCCAGGCTCCGGCGGCGCTGCACTGGATGGCGCAGCTGGGCCCGTGGAACTATGCCATCGCGTTCGCTTTCATGATCACCGGGCTGTTGCTCACGATGCGCTGGCATTAA
- a CDS encoding PH domain-containing protein: protein MQQTSWEPHPAGIAGCGIVGVAMAIASVTVVTDPPGRVLGGIAAAGLIVFAALSWRARPKLAITPDGLVLRGWFQTQLFQHSDIKIIRITEFRRYARKVRLLELETVPGALVIFSRWDLGTDPLEVLDALTTAGYAGRKN, encoded by the coding sequence ATGCAGCAAACGTCGTGGGAGCCGCATCCGGCGGGAATCGCAGGTTGCGGGATCGTGGGCGTCGCCATGGCTATCGCGAGTGTGACTGTCGTCACAGACCCGCCGGGGCGGGTTCTGGGCGGCATTGCCGCGGCGGGGTTGATCGTGTTTGCCGCATTGTCCTGGCGTGCGCGCCCGAAGCTGGCAATCACCCCCGACGGCCTGGTCCTGCGGGGCTGGTTCCAGACGCAGCTATTTCAGCACTCCGACATCAAGATCATCCGGATCACCGAGTTCCGCCGCTACGCGCGCAAAGTCCGGTTGCTCGAACTCGAGACGGTCCCCGGTGCGCTGGTGATCTTCTCGCGCTGGGACCTTGGCACCGACCCGCTGGAAGTGCTCGACGCCCTCACCACGGCCGGCTACGCCGGCCGCAAGAACTAA
- a CDS encoding peptidylprolyl isomerase has product MADSDPVTNPIQTATATLHTNRGDIKVALFGNHAPKTVANFVGLAQGTKEYSTQNASGGPSGPFYDGAVFHRVIRGFMIQGGDPTGTGRGGPGYKFADEFHPELQFDKPYLLAMANAGPGTNGSQFFITVGPTPHLNRRHTIFGEVTDADSQKVVDAIATTATDGNDRPTEPVVIESITIS; this is encoded by the coding sequence ATGGCAGACTCTGATCCCGTGACTAACCCGATCCAGACCGCCACCGCCACACTGCACACCAACCGCGGCGACATCAAGGTCGCGCTATTCGGAAACCATGCACCGAAGACCGTCGCCAATTTCGTTGGGCTGGCGCAGGGCACCAAGGAGTATTCGACCCAGAACGCATCGGGCGGCCCGTCGGGCCCGTTCTACGATGGCGCGGTCTTTCACAGAGTGATCCGGGGCTTCATGATCCAGGGCGGCGACCCGACCGGGACCGGGCGCGGCGGCCCCGGCTACAAGTTCGCCGACGAGTTCCATCCCGAATTGCAATTCGACAAGCCCTACCTGTTGGCGATGGCCAACGCCGGGCCGGGCACCAACGGCTCGCAGTTCTTCATCACGGTTGGCCCGACGCCGCACCTGAATCGGCGGCACACCATCTTCGGCGAAGTGACCGACGCCGACTCGCAAAAGGTCGTCGACGCGATCGCGACGACGGCCACCGACGGCAACGACCGGCCCACCGAACCGGTCGTCATCGAGTCGATCACCATCTCCTAA
- the cwsA gene encoding cell wall synthesis protein CwsA, with the protein MSAKAATKLTPRERLSRGLTYSAVGPVDVTRGVVGLGVHSVQSTASQLRRRYQQGRLAREVAAAQETIAQELAAAQEVVASLPQALQDTRKRQRRGPRPWVIAGAAAAVLAVGAVSFSIVRRSKGRPDPSPRPPSVDPQPRP; encoded by the coding sequence ATGAGCGCAAAGGCGGCAACCAAATTGACCCCACGGGAGCGGCTGAGCCGCGGCCTGACGTACTCGGCGGTCGGACCGGTGGACGTCACCCGAGGCGTTGTCGGGCTTGGCGTTCATTCGGTGCAATCGACCGCGTCGCAGCTCCGTCGCCGCTACCAGCAAGGCCGGCTGGCCCGGGAGGTCGCCGCGGCCCAGGAGACAATCGCCCAGGAGCTCGCGGCGGCACAGGAAGTGGTCGCAAGCCTGCCGCAGGCCTTGCAGGACACGCGCAAGAGGCAGCGTCGCGGTCCGCGCCCGTGGGTGATCGCGGGAGCCGCGGCGGCGGTCCTGGCCGTCGGAGCCGTGTCCTTCAGCATCGTGCGACGCTCAAAGGGTCGCCCGGACCCGTCACCTCGGCCGCCGAGCGTGGACCCGCAACCGCGCCCGTAG
- a CDS encoding PE family protein — protein MSYLVAVPDLLTAAARDLAGISSEISDASDAVRAATTGMPPAAADEVSALIVRLFAGHADQYRALSAQAAAFHGAFVRAVAAGATSYVSTEVANGSDIALIMGGTFNPQPTPGYVSAINNLFIQSNPNYTGFTPFGLYTPESGGVLPLVSGLTLDQSVVQGEIILNNAIMNAPAGSHMLVFGYSQSACIGTLEMRALDALPPGEAPNPSNLSFMFIGNGDTPNGGVFSRFSFNIPGLDISTYGAMPPNTPYPTTIYTSEYDGLANFPQYPLNIVADLNAVAGAIYVHPQYAFLTPAQLQSAVPLATSPGYYADGGVTHYYMIPEQNLPLLNPIRAIPVIGTPLADLLQPDLRVLVNLGYNPNGYADVPTGAQLWPGFSPVDDLLRSVPPPWNELIWQPDYTPSPLPHNNPLVIYRELVIGAQQGVTDALVDIGVLPQSYYATTYPAINDLAKMTKIA, from the coding sequence GTGTCGTATCTGGTAGCGGTGCCGGATCTATTGACGGCAGCGGCTCGCGATCTGGCCGGAATCAGCTCGGAGATCAGCGACGCGTCCGATGCGGTGCGTGCCGCGACGACGGGGATGCCCCCGGCGGCCGCCGACGAGGTGTCGGCGCTGATCGTCCGACTCTTCGCCGGCCACGCCGACCAGTACCGGGCGCTGAGCGCGCAGGCCGCGGCGTTTCACGGCGCGTTCGTCCGGGCCGTTGCGGCCGGCGCGACCTCGTATGTGAGCACCGAGGTCGCCAACGGCTCCGACATCGCGCTCATCATGGGCGGAACCTTCAACCCGCAACCAACGCCCGGCTACGTCAGCGCGATCAACAACCTGTTCATCCAGTCCAACCCGAACTACACCGGCTTCACCCCGTTCGGGCTGTACACCCCGGAGAGCGGCGGCGTCCTCCCACTCGTCAGCGGGCTGACGCTGGATCAGTCGGTGGTTCAAGGCGAGATCATTCTCAACAACGCCATCATGAACGCGCCCGCCGGCAGCCACATGCTCGTGTTCGGCTATTCGCAAAGCGCATGCATCGGCACGCTCGAGATGCGGGCCCTGGACGCGCTGCCGCCGGGCGAGGCGCCGAACCCCAGCAACCTGTCTTTCATGTTTATCGGCAACGGGGACACCCCCAATGGCGGTGTCTTCTCGCGGTTTTCGTTCAACATCCCGGGCCTGGACATCTCGACCTATGGCGCGATGCCGCCCAACACGCCGTACCCGACCACCATCTACACCTCCGAGTACGACGGGCTGGCCAACTTCCCGCAGTACCCGCTGAACATCGTCGCCGATCTCAACGCCGTCGCCGGCGCGATCTACGTGCACCCGCAGTACGCGTTCTTGACCCCGGCGCAGCTGCAGAGCGCGGTGCCCTTGGCGACGTCGCCCGGTTACTACGCCGACGGCGGCGTCACGCACTACTACATGATCCCGGAGCAGAACCTGCCACTGCTCAATCCCATACGGGCGATCCCCGTCATCGGCACCCCGCTCGCCGACCTGCTGCAACCGGATCTGCGGGTGCTCGTCAACCTGGGCTACAACCCCAACGGCTACGCCGACGTCCCCACCGGCGCGCAGTTGTGGCCGGGTTTCAGCCCCGTCGATGACCTGCTGAGAAGCGTTCCACCGCCCTGGAACGAGCTCATCTGGCAGCCCGACTACACGCCCTCGCCGCTGCCGCACAACAACCCGTTGGTGATCTACCGCGAGCTGGTCATCGGAGCACAGCAGGGCGTCACCGACGCCCTGGTCGACATCGGGGTATTGCCGCAGTCGTACTACGCGACGACCTACCCCGCGATCAACGACCTGGCGAAAATGACGAAGATCGCCTAG
- a CDS encoding DUF3566 domain-containing protein, producing MSSPNEPGAASKGDKGDSLNGDGAPERSGAHRAGPPSGSAPTGPGPESGDSPPWQRGPARASRPAQRPAPDAGEARVNRFVSGTSVSQTQEFDAPPARGDGPPSEAYASELPDLSGPVPRPRARKPAPERGSAPAETAGKSRPGAPDSRAESREERDSRVQVSRRGRGPVRASMQIRRIDPWSTLKVSLLLSVALFFVWMIAVAFLYLVLGGMGVWAKLNSNVGDLLNNTSGSAGELVSSGTIFGGAVLIGLVNIVLLTAMATIAAFVYNLATDLIGGIEVTLADLD from the coding sequence GTGAGTTCACCGAACGAGCCTGGGGCCGCTAGCAAGGGCGACAAGGGTGACAGCCTGAACGGCGATGGCGCGCCCGAGCGCTCCGGTGCGCACCGGGCGGGGCCGCCTTCCGGGTCCGCGCCGACCGGCCCCGGTCCGGAGTCGGGCGACTCGCCGCCGTGGCAGCGGGGGCCCGCCCGGGCATCGCGCCCCGCCCAGCGCCCGGCGCCCGACGCGGGCGAGGCACGCGTGAACCGCTTCGTCTCCGGCACGTCGGTGTCGCAGACCCAGGAGTTCGACGCTCCCCCGGCGCGCGGCGATGGCCCGCCGTCTGAGGCCTACGCCAGCGAATTGCCCGATCTGTCGGGCCCCGTTCCGCGGCCCAGAGCGCGCAAACCCGCGCCCGAGCGGGGTTCCGCGCCGGCGGAGACGGCGGGCAAGAGCCGTCCGGGCGCGCCCGACTCGCGGGCCGAGTCGCGCGAAGAACGCGACAGCCGGGTCCAGGTGTCGCGGCGCGGCCGAGGTCCGGTGCGCGCGAGCATGCAGATCCGCCGGATCGATCCGTGGAGCACCTTGAAGGTGTCGCTGCTGCTTTCGGTGGCGCTGTTCTTTGTCTGGATGATCGCGGTGGCGTTCCTCTACTTGGTGCTCGGTGGCATGGGGGTGTGGGCCAAGCTCAACAGCAACGTGGGCGACCTGCTGAACAACACCAGCGGCAGCGCCGGAGAACTCGTCTCCAGCGGCACCATCTTCGGCGGGGCCGTCTTGATCGGCTTGGTCAACATCGTCCTGCTGACCGCGATGGCGACCATCGCCGCGTTCGTCTACAACTTGGCGACCGATCTGATCGGCGGCATCGAAGTGACGCTCGCGGACCTCGACTAG